A DNA window from uncultured Methanoregula sp. contains the following coding sequences:
- a CDS encoding 2-isopropylmalate synthase: protein MSVLFVNNLRFLDTTLRDGEQTPGVSLNTEQKLEIASRLADIGIDVIEAGSAAASDGEREAIRTIADAGLNAEICTFARALHADIDFAADCNVDSIHLVVPVSDLHIAKKMRKTRNEVVSMALDAVEYAKDRGLIVELSGEDASRADQQFLCSLFASGVEHGADRLCFCDTVGVLTPEKVAEYIPPLAEIAPLSIHCHDDLGFALTNTMAALKSGASCTHVTVNGLGERAGNTPFEEVVMALEVLYGYRTRIQKELIYPLSSLVSRHTGVPLAVNKAIVGEMAFTHESGIHAHGIIREPATYESVKPEMVGRKRRIVLGKHSGSASVEAALDEMNYKAEPPQVKEIVKRIKQLGDSGKRVTDADLMAVADAVLAIECKPVIKMRQFTATSGSHMIPTASVTLVVNGQEMTGAATGDGPVDAAMQVLRKCVSDVADIRLEEYHVDAIQGGTDALVEVTVRLSKDGKIITSRGARTDIIMASVEAMIAGMNRLLRDRT, encoded by the coding sequence GTGAGTGTTTTATTTGTCAATAACCTGCGTTTTTTAGATACAACCTTACGGGACGGGGAACAGACTCCCGGTGTCTCGCTGAATACCGAACAGAAACTTGAAATTGCATCAAGGCTCGCGGACATTGGTATCGATGTCATCGAAGCGGGTTCTGCCGCTGCATCCGATGGAGAGCGGGAAGCCATCAGAACGATTGCAGATGCCGGTCTTAATGCAGAGATCTGCACGTTTGCCCGGGCTCTTCACGCTGACATTGATTTTGCGGCTGACTGTAATGTTGACTCTATCCACCTCGTGGTTCCGGTCAGCGATCTGCACATAGCAAAGAAGATGCGCAAGACCCGAAATGAGGTGGTCAGCATGGCCCTGGATGCAGTAGAATATGCAAAAGACCGGGGTCTTATTGTTGAACTGAGCGGGGAGGATGCTTCCCGGGCAGATCAGCAGTTCCTCTGTTCGCTCTTTGCTTCCGGTGTAGAACACGGGGCAGACCGGCTCTGTTTCTGCGATACGGTTGGTGTGCTTACCCCGGAAAAAGTTGCGGAATATATTCCGCCGCTTGCAGAAATAGCCCCGCTCTCCATCCATTGCCATGATGATCTCGGGTTTGCCCTGACCAACACGATGGCTGCCCTGAAATCCGGGGCATCCTGTACTCATGTTACCGTCAACGGGCTTGGAGAAAGGGCGGGGAATACCCCGTTCGAGGAGGTTGTGATGGCTCTCGAAGTTCTTTACGGTTATCGCACCCGGATCCAGAAGGAGCTCATTTACCCGCTCTCAAGCCTCGTATCCCGTCATACCGGAGTCCCTCTTGCCGTGAACAAGGCGATTGTCGGGGAGATGGCTTTCACGCACGAGAGCGGGATCCATGCCCACGGTATCATCCGCGAACCCGCCACGTATGAATCGGTAAAACCCGAGATGGTTGGCCGCAAGCGCCGTATCGTTCTTGGCAAGCATTCCGGTTCCGCATCTGTTGAAGCAGCCCTTGACGAGATGAACTACAAGGCCGAGCCGCCGCAGGTAAAAGAGATTGTCAAACGGATAAAACAGCTTGGCGACAGCGGGAAGCGGGTCACGGATGCCGACCTGATGGCAGTTGCCGATGCAGTTCTTGCAATCGAATGCAAGCCGGTCATCAAGATGCGACAGTTTACTGCCACTTCCGGCAGCCACATGATCCCGACTGCATCAGTCACGCTGGTCGTGAACGGCCAGGAGATGACCGGAGCTGCAACAGGCGATGGCCCGGTGGATGCTGCCATGCAGGTCCTGCGCAAATGCGTCAGCGATGTTGCAGATATCCGGCTTGAAGAATATCACGTAGACGCGATCCAGGGCGGCACCGATGCCCTTGTCGAAGTGACAGTAAGATTAAGTAAAGACGGAAAGATAATTACTTCACGCGGTGCCCGCACCGATATCATCATGGCCAGCGTTGAAGCGATGATCGCCGGCATGAACAGACTACTGAGGGACAGAACATGA
- the ilvB gene encoding biosynthetic-type acetolactate synthase large subunit, with protein sequence MKTGAKILVESLQREGVETIFGYPGGVVLPIYDELYDSPLQHILVRHEQAAAHAADGYARASGRVGVCLATSGPGACNLVTGIATAYMDSVPLVALTGQVPTNLLGNDAFQESDITGITMPITKHNYLVKSASEVSRVVQEAFYIAGTGRQGPVLIDIPKDVSTGMSGDVKLPEKVSLRGYNPTYKGHKRQIEKALELLDHAERPLIYAGGGIISSNASPELIEFATLASVPVTTTLMGIGCLPCNHLLNLGMLGMHGTEYANFAVTECDLMIAVGARFDDRVTGKIETFAPTAKIIHIDIDPAEIGKNKKVDVPIVGDVKEVLKDLLALMKKQDARDTWLKKVRHWKQHHPLKCPTDGGLHPQYIIRTLSDLVKDKAVIVSEVGQNQMWTAQHFCFRNPRTWITSGGLGTMGYGLPAAMGVHYARPDVPVFDIAGDGSIQMNIQEFGTLASNNIPVKVVILNNMFLGMVRQWQELFYDRRYSFTELPPVDFVKIANAYGIEGMRVESPDEVKSALQASLDCKGPFVMDFRIEREGNVFPMVPAGAAINEMIGGHPRV encoded by the coding sequence ATGAAAACCGGGGCAAAAATCCTCGTCGAATCACTCCAGCGCGAGGGAGTCGAGACCATCTTCGGCTATCCTGGCGGAGTGGTGCTGCCTATCTACGATGAACTCTATGATTCACCCCTGCAGCACATCCTTGTACGGCACGAACAGGCTGCAGCGCATGCCGCGGACGGGTATGCGAGGGCAAGCGGTCGTGTAGGCGTATGCCTCGCCACGTCGGGTCCCGGTGCCTGCAACCTGGTCACCGGGATTGCCACGGCGTACATGGACTCGGTTCCCCTGGTAGCCCTTACCGGTCAGGTCCCGACGAACCTGCTCGGGAACGATGCCTTCCAGGAATCGGATATCACCGGCATCACGATGCCTATCACGAAGCACAACTATCTGGTGAAAAGCGCATCCGAAGTGAGCCGCGTTGTCCAGGAAGCATTCTATATCGCCGGCACCGGCCGGCAGGGCCCGGTCCTCATCGATATCCCAAAAGATGTGAGCACCGGTATGTCCGGCGATGTAAAACTGCCGGAAAAAGTCTCGCTTCGTGGGTATAATCCAACTTATAAAGGTCACAAGCGGCAGATCGAAAAAGCCCTTGAACTGCTCGACCATGCCGAGCGTCCGCTCATCTATGCCGGTGGCGGCATCATATCGTCCAATGCATCCCCGGAACTCATCGAATTTGCCACACTCGCGTCCGTACCAGTGACAACCACCCTGATGGGTATCGGGTGTCTTCCCTGCAACCACCTGCTCAACCTGGGCATGCTTGGGATGCATGGCACGGAATATGCAAATTTCGCGGTCACCGAATGCGACCTGATGATAGCAGTGGGCGCCCGGTTCGATGACCGGGTAACCGGCAAGATCGAGACGTTTGCCCCCACGGCAAAGATCATCCATATCGATATCGATCCAGCCGAGATCGGCAAGAACAAGAAAGTAGACGTCCCGATTGTCGGGGATGTAAAAGAGGTATTGAAAGACCTCCTTGCGCTGATGAAAAAACAGGATGCCCGCGATACCTGGCTTAAGAAAGTCCGGCACTGGAAACAGCATCATCCACTCAAATGTCCCACCGATGGAGGACTGCACCCGCAGTACATCATCCGGACGCTCTCCGATCTTGTCAAAGACAAGGCAGTCATCGTCTCCGAAGTCGGGCAGAACCAGATGTGGACTGCGCAGCACTTCTGCTTCCGCAACCCCCGCACCTGGATCACGTCCGGTGGCCTTGGTACCATGGGGTATGGTCTGCCTGCGGCGATGGGCGTTCATTATGCCCGCCCGGATGTCCCGGTCTTCGACATAGCCGGAGATGGAAGCATCCAGATGAACATCCAGGAGTTCGGCACGCTTGCATCGAACAATATCCCGGTAAAAGTGGTGATCCTGAACAACATGTTCCTCGGCATGGTCCGACAGTGGCAGGAGCTCTTCTACGATCGCCGGTACTCCTTTACTGAACTCCCGCCGGTCGACTTTGTCAAGATCGCCAATGCTTATGGTATCGAAGGCATGCGGGTCGAATCTCCGGATGAAGTGAAATCCGCGCTTCAGGCATCCCTTGACTGCAAGGGCCCGTTCGTGATGGATTTCCGGATCGAAAGGGAAGGCAATGTCTTCCCGATGGTCCCGGCCGGTGCTGCCATCAATGAGATGATAGGGGGGCATCCACGCGTATGA
- the ilvN gene encoding acetolactate synthase small subunit — protein sequence MKLHTLSVLVENRAGVLSRVTGLFSRRGFNIESLAVGPCEEPDMSRITIVVIGDDGKIEQVMKQLNKLIEVIKVSDLTDSERVERELALIKVTAELGTTRAEIMQIASIFRASIVDVGAKTLILQVIGDKDKIDALEKLLRQYGIKEFVRTGTIGILRGSKTVTSGK from the coding sequence ATGAAACTGCACACGTTATCCGTTCTCGTGGAGAACCGGGCCGGTGTCTTATCCCGCGTCACGGGACTTTTCTCGCGCCGGGGATTCAATATCGAGAGCCTTGCCGTTGGTCCCTGCGAAGAACCGGACATGAGCCGGATCACCATCGTGGTCATTGGCGACGACGGGAAGATCGAACAGGTGATGAAACAGCTCAACAAGCTCATCGAAGTTATCAAGGTCTCGGACCTGACTGACAGCGAACGGGTGGAGCGGGAACTTGCCCTCATCAAAGTAACCGCGGAGCTGGGAACCACTCGGGCTGAGATCATGCAGATAGCATCGATCTTCCGGGCCTCGATTGTTGATGTCGGGGCAAAGACCCTCATACTCCAGGTGATCGGAGACAAGGACAAGATCGATGCCCTGGAAAAACTCCTGCGCCAGTACGGGATCAAGGAGTTTGTCCGGACCGGCACTATCGGAATTCTCCGCGGATCAAAAACCGTAACAAGCGGGAAATAA